From the Manihot esculenta cultivar AM560-2 chromosome 3, M.esculenta_v8, whole genome shotgun sequence genome, one window contains:
- the LOC110611256 gene encoding probable xyloglucan galactosyltransferase GT17, whose protein sequence is MLFRKLSLVPIPWRNHHHFHKGNNSSKTKETQFFHSTFRYNLLILLLLSSCWFLFLISFFFSSTNTHLPFPNATTKELSPITCPGNLSLYVYQLPPEFNVGLLRNCSHLNIYTNMCPHVSNNGLGQPISTTGTWFATHQFLAEMIFHARIENHPCRTWDPNLANLFYVPFYGGLHSSSKFREANHTARDELAVRLVEYIKIQPWWQRHHGYDHFLALGRTAWDFMRITNGGPDFGANCLLNLPPVKNMSVLTVERHPWQGVNQYGVPYPSYFHPSNVVQMRTWQQKMIRSERKHLFSFVGGPRKGVEKAAVRDELIRQCKESTRCFLVKCGGGGGKCHEPFKVLKVLSRSQFCLQAPGDSFTRRSTFDSVLAGCIPVFFSPHTAYTQYSWYFPANGSDYSVYIDLDGEKGNVKKSIEEELSKISSDRVEKMRRKIMEIMPSITYAHPNSSDVGFGDAVDVALEALLKNAGSKLGFL, encoded by the coding sequence ATGTTATTCAGAAAACTGTCTCTGGTCCCAATTCCATGGAGAAATCACCACCATTTTCACAAAGGAAACAACTCCTCCAAAACTAAAGAAACACAGTTTTTTCACTCAACCTTCAGATACAATCTTCTTATTCTGCTCTTGCTTtcttcctgctggtttctttttctcattagctttttcttttcctctactAACACTCACCTGCCTTTCCCTAATGCAACTACAAAAGAATTGTCGCCGATTACTTGCCCTGGAAATCTCTCACTCTATGTATATCAACTGCCGCCGGAATTCAACGTGGGTCTCCTCCGCAACTGCTCCCACCTCAACATTTACACAAACATGTGTCCCCATGTCTCCAACAACGGCCTTGGCCAGCCGATTTCAACCACCGGCACCTGGTTCGCTACCCACCAGTTTCTTGCCGAGATGATCTTCCATGCCCGAATCGAGAACCACCCATGTCGGACTTGGGATCCTAACCTTGCCAATCTCTTCTACGTCCCCTTTTATGGCGGTCTCCATTCATCCAGCAAGTTCCGCGAAGCTAATCACACGGCACGGGATGAATTAGCCGTTAGATTAGTGGAGTATATCAAAATCCAGCCGTGGTGGCAAAGGCATCATGGGTATGACCATTTTTTAGCCCTGGGGAGAACCGCATGGGATTTCATGAGGATCACCAATGGTGGGCCCGACTTCGGAGCCAACTGCCTCCTTAATCTCCCACCTGTCAAGAACATGTCGGTGCTGACCGTAGAGAGACACCCATGGCAAGGAGTCAATCAATACGGCGTGCCGTATCCTTCCTATTTCCACCCATCAAATGTGGTTCAGATGCGCACGTGGCAGCAGAAAATGATTCGATCAGAGAGGAAACACCTTTTCTCCTTCGTTGGAGGACCACGTAAGGGGGTGGAAAAAGCCGCCGTGCGTGACGAGCTAATAAGACAATGCAAGGAGTCAACTCGGTGCTTCCTCGTGAAATGCGGCGGCGGTGGAGGTAAATGCCATGAACCTTTCAAGGTGCTTAAAGTGTTGAGTCGGTCTCAGTTTTGCTTACAAGCCCCAGGTGACTCATTCACCAGAAGGTCAACGTTCGACTCTGTGCTAGCGGGTTGCATACCGGTGTTCTTCTCGCCACACACGGCGTACACGCAGTACAGTTGGTATTTTCCGGCGAATGGAAGTGATTATTCAGTTTATATAGATTTAGATGGGGAGAAGGGGAATGTGAAGAAGAGCATAGAAGAAGAGCTATCGAAGATATCAAGCGATAGAGTAGAGAAAATGCGTAGAAAAATAATGGAGATAATGCCGAGTATAACATATGCACATCCGAATTCTAGCGATGTTGGGTTCGGAGACGCCGTTGATGTTGCACTGGAAGCGCTCCTCAAGAACGCTGGCTCCAAGTTAGGATTTTTATGA
- the LOC110611259 gene encoding protein SRG1, with the protein METKVVKLGSSLLVPCVQELAKSQIDGVPQRYIRYEKDQPIIHNGVLPDHEVPVVDMKRLLSPESMDSELAKLHYACKDWGFFQLVNHAVKPSLLEKIKKEVQDLFDLPMEEKKKLWQYPGEVEGFGQAFVVSENQKLDWGDLFFMVTQPLRARKPHLFPNLPLPLRDTIDAYSSEVKNLAMAILGQMAKALEMEAEEMTEIFEDGHQSMRMNYYPPCPQPDKVIGLTPHSDATGLTILLQVNEVEGLQIKKDGKWVSVKPLPNAFIINIGDILEIISNGIYRSIEHRATVNSEKERLSIATFYAPRYGAEIGPAPSLITKQTPPLFNRIGVEEYFQTLFARELNSKSHLDTLRI; encoded by the exons ATGGAAACAAAGGTGGTGAAGCTTGGGAGTTCTCTGCTAGTGCCTTGTGTTCAAGAACTAGCAAAATCCCAGATTGATGGTGTTCCGCAGAGATACATACGCTACGAAAAAGATCAACCCATCATCCACAATGGAGTTTTACCAGATCATGAGGTTCCTGTTGTTGACATGAAGAGGTTACTTTCTCCAGAATCTATGGATTCCGAGTTGGCCAAGCTTCATTATGCTTGCAAAGATTGGGGTTTCTTTCAG TTGGTGAACCATGCAGTGAAGCCATCACTTTTGGAGAAGATAAAGAAGGAGGTCCAAGATTTATTCGATCTTCCAatggaagagaagaaaaagTTATGGCAATATCCAGGAGAAGTTGAGGGTTTTGGGCAAGCCTTTGTTGTATCTGAGAACCAAAAGCTTGACTGGGGTGATCTTTTCTTCATGGTCACCCAGCCTCTTCGTGCAAGGAAACCCCATTTATTTCCAAACCTCCCTCTTCCTTTGAG AGACACCATAGATGCGTATTCATCAGAAGTGAAGAATTTAGCTATGGCTATTCTAGGACAGATGGCTAAAGCATTAGAGATGGAGGCAGAAGAGATGACAGAGATTTTTGAAGATGGACATCAGTCAATGAGAATGAATTATTACCCTCCATGTCCTCAACCAGACAAAGTCATTGGGCTTACTCCACATTCAGATGCCACAGGTCTCACTATCCTCCTCCAAGTCAATGAAGTTGAAGGTCTTCAGATAAAGAAAGATGGCAAATGGGTTTCCGTTAAGCCTCTACCAAATGCCTTTATCATAAACATTGGAGACATTTTGGAG ATTATAAGCAATGGGATATATCGCAGCATTGAACACAGGGCGACAGTGAACTCGGAGAAGGAAAGGTTGTCCATTGCAACATTTTATGCTCCGAGATATGGTGCTGAAATAGGACCAGCTCCTAGCTTAATCACTAAACAAACTCCACCATTGTTTAACAGAATCGGAGTTGAAGAGTATTTTCAAACTCTGTTTGCTCGTGAGCTCAATAGTAAATCTCATCTCGATACCCTCAGAATTTGA